Proteins co-encoded in one Arsenicicoccus dermatophilus genomic window:
- a CDS encoding alpha/beta hydrolase — MSLPVRGVALVAAALVSVPSVATAAGPAPAPGSRTTAGRAAGITWEDCGRGLQCGELTVPLDHARPDTGTITLRLARRPAEDQAHRVGSIFTSPGGPGLAVPDQVGQMADKLGPEVRKRFDVVGLATRGADASCTAAGEDPDLPGGGVVFPATADEQRVRLTVDGRQRALCAKGAPQLLDHMSTADAARDLDLARAALGDERLTYYGTSYGTYLGQTYAALFPDKVRAMVLDGVIDPVEWSTGRDRGTLRPLTERLGSHLGAKEALEAAFAECERVGAARCPSAATVRQDWADLVAATERGPVALGDGRELRYDELHSTVLRALYSADQIPGVLTTIHDLRAALPARIPSRAMLAAPRARKKATAALKQLHALARAAEATSPAAQEVPIDPRPQPGVDRRPGVVPPGLHGPRPTTTPTRRPTPAPRPTATPTTPPSKEASYWVGYSGVLCSDAVNPSDPQEWVSAAERAKAAAGGFGPLWTWASSVCAGWPGKATGVYRGPFDKATSTPVLIVANQHDPSTPYAGAAAYRRTLPTSRLVTVKDGFGHGSLHGYSACVDKTVTAYLTTQETPAADVTCTPDKALFAR; from the coding sequence ATGTCCCTGCCCGTCCGAGGGGTCGCGCTGGTCGCGGCCGCCCTGGTGTCCGTCCCGTCCGTCGCGACGGCGGCCGGCCCCGCTCCTGCGCCCGGCTCGCGCACGACGGCCGGCCGGGCCGCCGGCATCACCTGGGAGGACTGCGGCCGTGGCCTCCAGTGCGGCGAGCTCACCGTCCCCCTCGACCACGCCCGCCCGGACACGGGCACGATCACGCTGCGCCTGGCGCGGCGGCCCGCCGAGGACCAGGCGCACCGGGTGGGGTCGATCTTCACGAGCCCTGGCGGCCCGGGCTTGGCGGTCCCCGACCAGGTCGGGCAGATGGCGGACAAGCTCGGCCCCGAGGTCCGCAAGCGCTTCGACGTGGTCGGGCTCGCGACCCGCGGCGCCGACGCGAGCTGCACCGCGGCGGGTGAGGACCCGGACCTCCCCGGCGGGGGCGTGGTCTTCCCCGCGACGGCCGACGAGCAGCGGGTGCGCCTCACCGTCGACGGGCGCCAGCGCGCGTTGTGCGCCAAGGGTGCACCCCAGCTGCTGGACCACATGTCCACCGCCGACGCCGCGCGTGACCTGGACCTGGCCCGCGCCGCCCTCGGCGACGAGCGGCTCACCTACTACGGCACGTCCTACGGCACCTACCTCGGCCAGACCTATGCCGCGCTCTTCCCCGACAAGGTCCGCGCCATGGTCCTCGACGGCGTCATCGACCCGGTCGAGTGGAGCACCGGCCGCGACCGGGGCACCTTGCGGCCGCTGACCGAGCGCCTCGGCTCCCACCTGGGGGCCAAGGAGGCGCTGGAGGCGGCGTTCGCCGAGTGCGAGCGCGTCGGCGCGGCGCGCTGCCCGTCCGCCGCGACGGTCCGCCAGGACTGGGCCGACCTGGTGGCGGCCACCGAGCGCGGCCCGGTCGCCCTGGGCGACGGGCGCGAGCTGCGGTACGACGAGCTGCACTCCACCGTCCTGCGCGCGCTCTACTCCGCCGACCAGATCCCCGGTGTCCTGACGACGATCCACGACCTGCGGGCCGCCCTGCCTGCGCGGATCCCCAGCAGGGCCATGCTCGCGGCGCCGCGGGCCCGCAAGAAGGCGACCGCCGCGCTCAAGCAGCTGCACGCGCTGGCCCGGGCCGCCGAGGCCACCTCGCCGGCCGCGCAGGAGGTGCCCATCGACCCCAGGCCCCAGCCAGGTGTCGACCGGCGACCGGGCGTCGTCCCGCCGGGCTTGCACGGGCCCCGACCGACCACGACGCCGACCCGGCGTCCGACGCCCGCACCGCGCCCCACGGCCACGCCCACCACCCCGCCGAGCAAGGAGGCCAGCTACTGGGTGGGCTACTCGGGCGTGCTGTGCAGCGACGCCGTCAACCCGAGCGACCCGCAGGAGTGGGTGTCCGCCGCGGAGCGGGCCAAGGCCGCCGCGGGGGGCTTCGGCCCGCTGTGGACCTGGGCCTCGAGCGTGTGCGCCGGCTGGCCGGGCAAGGCCACGGGGGTCTACCGCGGCCCCTTCGACAAGGCCACGTCCACGCCCGTCCTGATCGTCGCCAACCAGCACGACCCGTCCACGCCGTACGCCGGAGCCGCGGCCTACCGCAGGACGCTGCCGACCTCACGCCTGGTCACCGTCAAGGACGGCTTCGGCCACGGATCGCTGCACGGCTACTCGGCCTGCGTCGACAAGACGGTCACGGCCTACCTCACCACCCAGGAGACACCGGCCGCCGACGTCACCTGCACCCCGGACAAGGCGCTCTTCGCCAGGTGA
- a CDS encoding metallophosphoesterase family protein — protein sequence MSPATSSDRGRQPPLAWALCPLRVLGALLGLLALALAAAVVGIGVTSVWPTDVQTSSYAATLRLSAEPDQLSSVHAPTLFGNLDLRFDGPLPAPGVSADARVRDRITAVLATKDLSVSALKPGAAEIDAAISSGASSLAGKYAAGVLLTCALAAFALRHWRSAEAGLRPWRRSAPVPALAAVVALAGTGGSAWATFRPDRLETVQADGLLGYVRSNTRILSDVQARSAQAEPYVKNMLALSAALQEHFVPPDLARPAAVKLLLVSDIHGANAYPLMRQIVQTEGITAVVDTGDLLNFGHAQEGEAAGMYAGIASLGVPYVFVRGNHDASAATDESVLRRLATIPNVILLEPTAGTYTVATIGGLQVAGFNDPRWFGDEGGDTAGQVAAARRFDRAMEQVRSGRVAPVASTTRAGTPAPAAGETAPGAATSSGAAASGATTSGGASAAAPPATTPGASPDPTASAAVATDLRRGLDLLVAHEPYAADAFPAARVRLNGHMHSAALRGNRIQLGTFTGGGVVAHYSQDPAGAELNGQPYAFDILSYGADCRLETLTRYSYRDLLEGRPVYDDVRAVNGRSIQAPQPSAGRVCRADAPLTLATVVADAPDPSSSPTPATTSTTP from the coding sequence GTGAGCCCAGCCACGTCCTCCGACCGGGGTCGCCAGCCCCCTCTCGCGTGGGCACTGTGCCCCCTGCGCGTGCTCGGCGCGCTGCTCGGCCTGCTGGCCCTCGCCCTGGCCGCTGCCGTCGTCGGCATCGGCGTGACCAGCGTGTGGCCCACCGACGTGCAGACCAGCTCCTACGCCGCGACCCTGCGCCTGTCCGCCGAGCCCGACCAGCTGTCGTCGGTCCACGCCCCGACCCTGTTCGGCAACCTCGACCTGCGCTTCGACGGTCCGCTGCCCGCGCCCGGGGTCAGCGCCGACGCCCGCGTCCGCGACCGGATCACCGCCGTCCTCGCCACCAAGGACCTGTCCGTGTCGGCGCTCAAGCCCGGCGCCGCCGAGATCGACGCCGCCATCAGCTCCGGGGCGTCGTCCCTCGCCGGGAAGTATGCCGCCGGGGTGCTGCTCACCTGCGCGCTGGCCGCCTTCGCCCTGCGGCACTGGCGATCCGCCGAGGCCGGCCTGCGCCCGTGGCGACGGTCCGCTCCGGTCCCCGCGCTCGCCGCCGTCGTCGCGCTCGCCGGGACGGGCGGGTCGGCGTGGGCGACCTTCCGACCCGACCGGCTGGAGACCGTGCAGGCCGACGGGCTGCTCGGCTACGTGCGGTCCAACACCCGGATCCTGTCCGACGTGCAGGCCCGCTCCGCCCAGGCCGAGCCCTACGTCAAGAACATGCTCGCTCTGTCCGCCGCGCTGCAGGAGCACTTCGTCCCGCCGGACCTAGCCCGCCCGGCCGCCGTGAAGCTGCTGCTGGTCAGCGACATCCACGGCGCCAACGCCTATCCTCTGATGCGGCAGATCGTGCAGACCGAGGGCATCACCGCGGTCGTCGACACCGGTGACCTGCTCAACTTCGGGCACGCGCAGGAGGGCGAGGCGGCGGGCATGTATGCCGGGATCGCCTCCCTCGGCGTCCCCTATGTCTTCGTGCGCGGCAACCACGACGCGAGCGCGGCCACCGACGAGTCGGTCCTGCGACGGCTGGCGACGATCCCCAACGTGATCCTGCTGGAGCCGACCGCGGGGACGTACACCGTCGCCACGATCGGGGGCCTGCAGGTCGCGGGCTTCAACGACCCGCGGTGGTTCGGCGACGAGGGCGGCGACACGGCGGGGCAGGTGGCGGCCGCGCGGCGCTTCGACCGCGCGATGGAGCAGGTGCGGTCGGGGCGGGTCGCGCCGGTCGCGAGCACGACGCGAGCCGGGACGCCGGCACCGGCGGCTGGGGAGACCGCACCGGGCGCGGCGACGTCGTCGGGTGCGGCCGCCTCGGGGGCGACCACCTCGGGCGGTGCGTCTGCAGCGGCGCCGCCCGCGACCACGCCGGGCGCCTCCCCGGACCCGACCGCCTCGGCCGCCGTCGCCACCGACCTCCGTCGCGGTCTGGACCTGCTCGTGGCGCACGAGCCCTATGCCGCGGACGCCTTCCCCGCCGCCCGGGTGCGCCTCAACGGCCACATGCACTCGGCTGCGCTGCGCGGCAACCGGATCCAGCTGGGCACCTTCACCGGGGGCGGGGTCGTCGCGCACTACAGCCAGGACCCCGCGGGCGCCGAGCTCAACGGCCAGCCCTATGCCTTCGACATCCTCAGCTACGGCGCCGACTGCCGCCTGGAGACCCTCACCCGCTACAGCTACCGGGACCTGCTCGAGGGGCGGCCGGTCTACGACGACGTCCGCGCCGTCAACGGTCGCTCGATCCAGGCGCCCCAGCCCTCCGCCGGACGGGTGTGCCGCGCCGACGCGCCGCTGACGCTGGCGACCGTCGTGGCGGACGCCCCCGACCCGAGCTCCTCGCCCACGCCGGCGACCACCAGCACCACCCCCTGA
- a CDS encoding amylosucrase — translation MAAPLPEIPRSYRSLPGWATLDDDARAIFEARLATLWADVVRPVQGLYGATVGEDTAAQVAADPALDQVLDRLVTVAARAFAGRPQDLHLLDQRRLSQPDWFQRPETIGYVCYTDRFAGTFAQLPDRLDHLAELGVTMLHLMPVLLPREGADDGGYAVADYRRTDPRLGSFAELTALASTLRAQGISLVVDLVCNHTAREHPWARAAVTGDPEARAMYHFYPDRTMPDRWEQTLPEVFPDFAPGSFTWVEEARSWVWTTFNDYQWDLDYANPRVLEEMLDVVCHLGNAGVEVVRLDAVAFLWKRLGTSCQNQPEAHLVLQAFRALTRLAMPGVLLLAEAIVAPEDLAPYLGQGEATGKECELAYHNVYMVALWSALAEGSARLLTHTVRAMPPLPPTAAWLGYVRLHDDIGWAVSDEHAAAVGLSGPAHRAFLSDFYSGAHPGSWAVGEVFQANPATGDRRISGSLASLAGLEQARRLAGAERERAELLGIRRILLLQGLVLALGGVPLIYMGDEIGMINDRSYVEDPAHADDNRWLHRPRMDWTAAQQRHEAGTVPARVFEGLQALVAARKSLPQLHAQQAIDAVPLDNPHVFALWRTGPRGHCLVLANLTAEPQHASIHGFAGFGPLSGLQDALTGEDVWWDLTLDPYQQRWIVPAGGGRAGRGWSSRRIRPTQGGLLP, via the coding sequence ATGGCCGCGCCCCTGCCCGAGATCCCCCGGTCCTACCGCTCCCTGCCCGGGTGGGCGACCCTCGACGACGACGCGCGGGCGATCTTCGAGGCCCGGCTGGCGACCCTGTGGGCCGACGTGGTGCGCCCGGTCCAGGGCTTGTACGGCGCAACGGTGGGTGAGGACACCGCTGCGCAGGTCGCCGCCGACCCTGCCCTGGACCAGGTCCTCGACCGCCTCGTGACCGTCGCCGCGCGAGCCTTCGCCGGACGACCGCAGGACCTGCACCTGCTCGACCAGCGCCGACTCTCCCAGCCCGACTGGTTCCAGCGGCCCGAGACGATCGGCTACGTCTGCTACACCGACCGCTTTGCCGGGACCTTCGCACAGCTGCCCGACCGGCTCGACCACCTCGCCGAGCTCGGCGTGACGATGCTGCACCTGATGCCGGTGCTGCTGCCGCGCGAGGGCGCCGACGACGGGGGCTACGCGGTCGCGGACTACCGGCGGACCGACCCGCGGCTCGGCAGCTTCGCCGAGCTGACCGCCCTCGCGAGCACGCTGCGCGCCCAGGGGATCTCGCTGGTCGTGGACCTGGTCTGCAACCACACCGCGCGGGAGCACCCCTGGGCGCGGGCGGCGGTGACGGGCGACCCCGAGGCCCGCGCGATGTACCACTTCTATCCCGACCGGACCATGCCCGACCGGTGGGAGCAGACGCTGCCCGAGGTCTTCCCCGACTTCGCGCCCGGCAGCTTCACCTGGGTGGAGGAGGCGCGGTCCTGGGTGTGGACGACCTTCAACGACTACCAGTGGGACCTGGACTACGCGAACCCCCGCGTGCTCGAGGAGATGCTCGACGTCGTCTGCCACCTCGGCAACGCCGGCGTCGAGGTCGTCCGCCTCGACGCCGTCGCCTTCCTGTGGAAGCGGCTCGGCACCAGCTGCCAGAACCAGCCCGAGGCACACCTGGTGCTGCAGGCCTTCCGTGCGCTCACCCGCCTGGCGATGCCCGGCGTGCTGCTGCTCGCCGAGGCCATCGTCGCGCCCGAGGACCTGGCGCCCTACCTCGGCCAGGGGGAGGCGACCGGCAAGGAGTGCGAGCTCGCCTACCACAACGTCTACATGGTCGCGCTGTGGTCGGCGCTCGCCGAAGGCTCCGCCCGACTGCTCACCCACACCGTGCGGGCGATGCCGCCGCTGCCGCCCACCGCCGCGTGGCTGGGCTACGTGCGGCTCCACGACGACATCGGGTGGGCGGTCAGCGACGAGCACGCCGCCGCGGTGGGCCTGTCCGGGCCGGCCCACCGCGCGTTCCTGTCGGACTTCTACTCCGGCGCGCATCCCGGGTCGTGGGCCGTCGGCGAGGTCTTCCAGGCCAACCCCGCCACCGGGGACCGCCGGATCAGCGGGTCCCTCGCGTCCCTCGCCGGTCTCGAGCAGGCTCGCCGGCTCGCGGGTGCCGAGCGGGAGCGGGCGGAGCTCCTCGGCATACGCCGGATCCTGCTGCTGCAGGGGCTCGTCCTGGCGCTCGGCGGCGTGCCGCTGATCTACATGGGGGACGAGATCGGGATGATCAACGACCGGTCGTACGTCGAGGACCCGGCGCACGCGGACGACAACCGCTGGCTGCACCGGCCGCGCATGGACTGGACGGCGGCGCAGCAGCGGCACGAGGCGGGCACGGTGCCGGCGCGGGTCTTCGAGGGGCTGCAGGCGCTCGTCGCCGCGCGGAAGTCCTTGCCGCAGCTGCACGCCCAGCAGGCCATCGACGCGGTGCCGCTGGACAACCCCCACGTCTTCGCGCTGTGGCGGACGGGCCCGCGCGGGCACTGCCTGGTGCTCGCCAACCTCACCGCCGAGCCGCAGCACGCGTCGATCCACGGGTTCGCGGGCTTCGGGCCGCTCTCGGGGCTGCAGGACGCGCTGACCGGCGAGGACGTCTGGTGGGACCTCACCCTCGACCCCTACCAGCAGCGCTGGATCGTCCCTGCCGGCGGCGGTCGGGCCGGCCGGGGTTGGTCGAGCAGGCGGATCCGACCGACCCAGGGAGGTCTGCTGCCGTGA
- a CDS encoding CHAD domain-containing protein, whose product MTATEHQEIERKYDVAGGAELPSLVTLPGVDHVEVRPAEELDAIYVDTADLALARARITLRRRTGGKDAGWHLKLPARKDVRRELHAPLGEEPTREDGSLDLQRLQVPAELLPHVLAHTRGRDITPVVRLTNQRTTAELYAGEQRTFLAEVCADRVTATPLREGLTASAWSEWEVELVDGPLSLLDAVEGVLLAAGARPASGPSKLVRALGSLAPRPVAIHAVPDRPTAGQVMMAALQSTVERLKAEDAGARLSAPDAVHQMRVASRRLRTLLSTYGPLLDPDTTTHLREELKVLAETLGGVRDSEVMRERLLALVEAQPAQAVLGPVSERIEAEMAKDYARAHARLVRGLEHERYYALLDALDELVATPPTTPLAQEKAQLVVPRLLGRDWRRMRRAVVQATREDDPARAEDALHEVRKGAKRLRYAAESTGVVLGLRAKQLARSAAALSEVLGEHQDSVITQEAIRDLGMRAQRHGEPVHLRPAGGDRGGRARTARVQGLPQGPRRRPQASPQGLEEGLSRAGLVGWGTDHLARRG is encoded by the coding sequence GTGACTGCAACGGAGCATCAGGAGATCGAGCGCAAGTACGACGTGGCCGGCGGGGCCGAGCTGCCCAGCCTGGTGACGCTCCCGGGGGTGGATCACGTCGAGGTGCGTCCCGCCGAGGAGCTGGACGCGATCTACGTCGACACCGCCGACCTGGCGCTGGCCCGCGCCCGGATCACGCTGCGTCGCCGCACCGGGGGCAAGGACGCCGGCTGGCACCTCAAGCTCCCGGCCCGCAAGGACGTCCGCCGGGAGCTGCACGCCCCCCTCGGCGAGGAGCCGACCCGCGAGGACGGCTCGCTCGACCTGCAGCGGCTGCAGGTCCCGGCCGAGTTGCTCCCCCACGTGCTCGCGCACACGCGGGGCCGCGACATCACCCCGGTCGTGCGGCTCACCAACCAGCGGACCACCGCCGAGCTGTATGCCGGGGAGCAGCGCACCTTCCTCGCCGAGGTGTGCGCCGACCGGGTCACCGCGACCCCGCTGCGAGAGGGCCTGACCGCGAGCGCCTGGAGCGAGTGGGAGGTCGAGCTCGTCGACGGGCCCCTGTCGCTGCTGGACGCCGTCGAGGGGGTGCTGCTGGCCGCCGGCGCACGCCCGGCGAGCGGCCCGTCCAAGCTGGTGCGGGCCCTGGGGTCCCTCGCGCCGCGGCCGGTCGCGATCCACGCCGTCCCCGACAGGCCCACGGCCGGCCAGGTGATGATGGCGGCGCTGCAGTCCACCGTGGAGCGGCTCAAGGCCGAGGACGCGGGCGCCCGGCTGTCCGCGCCCGACGCCGTGCACCAGATGCGGGTGGCGTCGCGCCGGCTGCGGACCCTGCTGTCGACGTACGGCCCGCTGCTCGACCCGGACACCACCACCCACCTGCGCGAGGAGCTCAAGGTCCTCGCCGAGACCCTGGGCGGGGTCCGCGACAGCGAGGTGATGCGCGAGCGCCTGCTCGCCCTCGTCGAGGCCCAGCCGGCCCAGGCGGTCCTCGGCCCCGTGAGCGAGCGGATCGAGGCCGAGATGGCCAAGGACTACGCGCGGGCTCACGCTCGGCTGGTGCGCGGCCTGGAGCACGAGCGCTACTACGCGCTGCTCGACGCCCTCGACGAGCTGGTCGCCACCCCGCCCACGACTCCCCTCGCCCAGGAGAAGGCCCAGCTCGTCGTCCCCCGCCTCCTCGGCCGCGACTGGCGCCGCATGCGCCGCGCGGTGGTGCAGGCCACCCGCGAGGACGACCCGGCCCGCGCCGAGGACGCCCTCCACGAGGTGCGCAAGGGCGCCAAGCGGCTGCGGTACGCCGCGGAGTCCACCGGCGTGGTCCTCGGGCTGCGGGCCAAGCAGCTCGCCAGGTCCGCTGCTGCCCTCTCGGAGGTGCTCGGCGAGCACCAGGACTCGGTGATCACCCAGGAGGCGATCCGCGACCTCGGCATGCGTGCCCAGCGGCACGGGGAGCCCGTTCACCTACGGCCGGCTGGAGGGGATCGAGGAGGCCGGGCGCGGACGGCTCGCGTCCAAGGGCTACCGCAAGGCCCTCGCCGACGTCCGCAGGCGTCGCCTCAAGGGCTGGAAGAAGGTCTGAGCCGAGCCGGTCTCGTCGGGTGGGGCACCGACCACCTGGCGCGCCGCGGCTGA
- a CDS encoding SRPBCC family protein, translated as MSEHTRTITVDAPADVAFGYLSDARNLPDFMPRMRSVEPQGDGIVAVTAVVTPDGKQELEVHGTAQLEVDEAARTMRWSSERHSYHGSLAVTGERPAELQITLSTEHGDPATIDMGLDQALEAIKTRIEARV; from the coding sequence ATGTCCGAGCACACCCGCACCATCACGGTCGACGCCCCCGCGGACGTCGCCTTCGGCTACCTGAGCGATGCGCGCAACCTGCCCGACTTCATGCCTCGGATGCGGTCGGTGGAGCCGCAGGGCGACGGCATCGTCGCCGTCACCGCCGTGGTCACCCCCGACGGCAAGCAGGAGCTCGAGGTGCACGGCACCGCCCAGCTGGAGGTCGACGAGGCCGCCCGCACGATGCGCTGGAGCTCCGAGCGGCACAGCTACCACGGCTCCCTCGCCGTCACCGGCGAGCGCCCGGCCGAGCTGCAGATCACGCTGAGCACCGAGCACGGCGACCCCGCCACCATCGACATGGGCCTGGACCAGGCGCTCGAGGCGATCAAGACCCGCATCGAGGCGCGCGTCTGA
- a CDS encoding AI-2E family transporter, protein MDQDDLHDDSHDDRTGAPRPPRLRGALGTVARTVRARLDAPPPSQWATAADAPQPTAHVHVTVPGPHDDADPLPFAVRVAAAWSWRLMLIAAAVWLVAHVLGAVPIVTIPFVVALLLTAVLGPVQRRLRDGARVPHSLAAFLALLLGIAVIGAIITFVAMQISANAPRMGDQFKEFLKQAGSWLHNGPLQVSDKQFDKYLTEASDAISKNQGTLVSSAITTMSTLSEIVAGGLLLLLSTFFLLRDGEEIWRWVLGLMPAGSRRRLDQVGRVGWHTLGGYMRGVTIIATLHATTIWVVLYVLHVPMAVALAVLIFVGSFIPLIGMTVTGCFCIAVSLIEHGPGAALVVAITIVILVQLEAHLLQPLIMSRNVEVHPLGVALSVLAGTAVAGVAGALFAVPLVAFANATLRASHLPLPPGPEDERLSSQEAAAAESDAAAHDVAVD, encoded by the coding sequence ATGGACCAGGACGACCTGCACGACGACTCGCACGACGACCGCACCGGCGCGCCCCGGCCCCCCCGGCTGCGGGGAGCCCTCGGGACCGTGGCCCGCACGGTCCGGGCCCGGCTCGACGCGCCGCCGCCCTCGCAGTGGGCCACCGCCGCGGACGCGCCCCAGCCCACCGCCCACGTGCACGTCACCGTGCCGGGCCCCCACGACGACGCCGACCCGCTCCCCTTCGCCGTGCGCGTCGCCGCCGCGTGGAGCTGGCGGCTGATGCTCATCGCCGCCGCGGTGTGGCTCGTGGCCCACGTCCTGGGCGCGGTGCCGATCGTCACCATCCCCTTCGTCGTCGCGCTGCTGCTGACGGCCGTGCTCGGGCCGGTGCAGCGCCGGCTGCGCGACGGGGCTCGGGTGCCGCACTCGCTGGCGGCCTTCCTGGCGCTGCTGCTCGGCATCGCGGTGATCGGCGCCATCATCACCTTCGTCGCCATGCAGATCTCCGCCAACGCCCCACGGATGGGGGACCAGTTCAAGGAGTTCCTCAAGCAGGCGGGCTCATGGCTGCACAACGGCCCGCTTCAGGTGAGCGACAAGCAGTTCGACAAGTACCTCACCGAGGCGTCCGACGCCATCTCCAAGAACCAGGGCACCCTCGTCTCCAGCGCGATCACCACCATGTCGACGCTGTCCGAGATCGTGGCGGGCGGTCTCCTGCTGCTGCTGAGCACCTTCTTCCTGCTGCGCGACGGCGAGGAGATCTGGCGCTGGGTGCTCGGGCTGATGCCCGCCGGCTCCCGGCGCCGTCTCGACCAGGTCGGGCGGGTCGGCTGGCACACCCTCGGCGGCTACATGCGCGGCGTGACGATCATCGCCACCCTGCACGCCACGACGATCTGGGTGGTGCTCTACGTGCTGCACGTGCCGATGGCGGTGGCGCTGGCGGTGCTGATCTTCGTGGGGTCCTTCATCCCGCTGATCGGCATGACGGTGACCGGCTGCTTCTGCATCGCGGTGTCGCTCATCGAGCACGGGCCGGGGGCGGCCCTCGTCGTGGCCATCACCATCGTGATCCTGGTCCAGCTCGAGGCGCACCTGCTGCAGCCGCTGATCATGAGCCGCAACGTCGAGGTCCACCCGCTCGGCGTCGCCCTGTCGGTGCTGGCCGGCACCGCGGTGGCCGGTGTGGCGGGTGCGCTCTTCGCGGTGCCGCTGGTGGCCTTCGCCAACGCGACGCTGCGGGCCTCCCACCTGCCGCTGCCGCCCGGGCCCGAGGACGAGCGGCTGTCGTCGCAGGAGGCCGCGGCTGCCGAGTCCGACGCGGCCGCGCACGACGTCGCCGTGGACTGA
- a CDS encoding phospholipase D family protein has protein sequence MTIRDWLLTKDERANPRTTLDDVHPGDQAWSDGNRAVPLIHGREYFRHLHARLEAVGEGDLVWFTDWRGDPDERLLPEDPGSEIASVLIRARRRGADVRGLVWRSHWDKLNFSGTENRRFGEQLQHEGAEVLLDMRVRTGGSHHQKFVVIRHRDDPTRDVAYVGGIDLCHSRGDDRGHGGDPQTQDMAEEFGGTPPWHDVQVCLQGPAVYDVETVFRERWNDPTPLSRSPIRMAADRWRGDDTDPDPLPPRMPPPPPVVGGTHHVQLLRTYPNLRHGRDYPYARGGERSVARGYSKALARADHLIYIEDQYLWSSDVADQFKDTLTTSPDLHVIAVLPQVPDQSGALSRQPQLYGRHEALSIIEQAGPDRVGVYGIENPAGTPVYVHAKVCVMDDMWATIGSDNFNRRSWTHDSELSAVVFDDAGADHNVYARRLRLVLAAEHLGRELPPDPSDEQLHAIMGDCLGNRGMFRAYAECADRLDAWHAGGCSGERPPGRLRRIRPVEQGPLTRAWCKVVYELLHDPDGRPRPLRRAREF, from the coding sequence ATGACCATCCGGGACTGGCTCCTCACCAAGGACGAGCGGGCCAACCCGCGCACCACCCTGGACGACGTGCACCCGGGCGACCAGGCCTGGAGCGACGGCAACCGCGCGGTCCCCCTGATCCACGGCCGGGAGTACTTCCGCCACCTGCACGCCCGGCTGGAGGCGGTGGGCGAGGGGGACCTGGTGTGGTTCACCGACTGGCGTGGTGACCCCGACGAGCGGCTGCTGCCCGAGGACCCCGGCTCGGAGATCGCATCGGTGCTGATCCGCGCCAGGCGCCGCGGCGCCGACGTGCGCGGGCTGGTGTGGCGCTCGCACTGGGACAAGCTGAACTTCTCCGGCACCGAGAACCGCCGGTTCGGCGAGCAGCTGCAGCACGAGGGCGCCGAGGTCCTCCTGGACATGCGGGTGCGCACCGGCGGCAGCCACCACCAGAAGTTCGTGGTGATCCGGCACCGCGACGACCCCACCCGCGACGTCGCCTACGTCGGCGGCATCGACCTGTGCCACTCCCGCGGGGACGACCGCGGCCACGGCGGCGACCCGCAGACCCAGGACATGGCCGAGGAGTTCGGCGGCACCCCGCCCTGGCACGACGTGCAGGTGTGCCTGCAGGGACCGGCGGTGTATGACGTGGAGACGGTCTTCCGGGAGCGGTGGAACGACCCGACCCCCTTGTCGCGCAGCCCGATCCGGATGGCCGCCGACCGGTGGCGCGGCGACGACACCGACCCCGACCCGCTGCCGCCGCGCATGCCGCCGCCGCCACCCGTCGTCGGCGGCACCCACCACGTGCAGCTGCTGCGCACCTATCCGAACCTGCGCCACGGCCGGGACTATCCCTATGCCCGCGGCGGCGAGCGGTCCGTGGCCCGGGGCTACTCCAAGGCGCTGGCGCGCGCCGACCACCTGATCTACATCGAGGACCAGTACCTCTGGTCCTCCGACGTCGCCGACCAGTTCAAGGACACCCTGACCACCAGCCCGGACCTGCACGTGATCGCGGTGCTGCCGCAGGTGCCCGACCAGTCCGGCGCGCTGTCGCGGCAGCCGCAGCTCTACGGTCGGCACGAGGCGCTGTCGATCATCGAGCAGGCCGGCCCCGACCGGGTCGGGGTCTACGGCATCGAGAACCCCGCCGGGACCCCGGTCTACGTCCACGCCAAGGTCTGCGTCATGGACGACATGTGGGCCACGATCGGGTCGGACAACTTCAACCGCCGCTCGTGGACCCACGACTCGGAGCTGTCGGCCGTGGTCTTCGACGACGCCGGCGCCGACCACAACGTCTATGCCCGCCGCCTGCGGCTCGTCCTCGCCGCCGAGCACCTGGGCCGCGAGCTGCCGCCCGACCCCTCCGACGAGCAGCTCCACGCGATCATGGGCGACTGCCTCGGCAACCGGGGCATGTTCCGGGCGTATGCCGAGTGCGCGGACCGGCTTGATGCCTGGCACGCGGGCGGGTGCTCGGGGGAGCGGCCGCCGGGACGCCTGCGCCGGATCCGGCCCGTCGAGCAGGGCCCGCTGACCCGGGCCTGGTGCAAGGTGGTCTACGAGCTGCTGCACGACCCCGACGGGCGGCCCCGGCCGCTGCGGCGGGCGCGGGAGTTCTGA